In one window of Gemmatimonas sp. UBA7669 DNA:
- a CDS encoding MBL fold metallo-hydrolase, translated as MSASHSSNRSPLQVTVLGSGSRGNALLVDGSAGTVLIDAGYGPRALQQRLSAVGRRHDEIQGLLLTHEHVDHASGAPAVSAKWGVTVHATPRTLAALDTLPDGPPVHRAALAEQGASVVAGFHITHCAVPHDAADCRALRLTDVASGASMAVVLDCGALTSSLVSFLSAADLLVVEANHDREMLANGPYPRVLKQRIRGGRGHLSNAETAELLAACAHKGLQGVLLAHLSETNNTPTHAVREVRAALRKAGWVKDSMWACAQREVMPAVGVRGMGGGQLSLF; from the coding sequence TTGAGCGCCAGCCATAGCAGCAACCGTTCCCCATTGCAGGTGACGGTGTTGGGCTCGGGCAGTCGGGGCAATGCGCTGCTGGTGGACGGCAGCGCGGGCACGGTGCTCATCGACGCCGGCTATGGTCCGCGGGCGCTGCAGCAGCGGCTAAGCGCCGTGGGCCGGCGGCACGACGAGATACAGGGCCTGCTGCTCACGCATGAGCATGTCGATCATGCCAGTGGCGCGCCGGCGGTGAGCGCCAAGTGGGGCGTCACGGTACATGCGACGCCGCGCACACTCGCCGCGCTCGATACGCTGCCAGACGGACCACCGGTGCATCGGGCCGCGCTGGCCGAGCAGGGCGCGAGTGTGGTGGCCGGATTTCACATCACGCATTGCGCGGTGCCGCATGATGCCGCGGATTGCCGCGCGCTGCGGCTGACCGATGTGGCAAGCGGCGCAAGCATGGCCGTGGTGCTGGACTGCGGCGCACTGACTTCGTCGCTGGTGAGTTTTTTGTCGGCGGCCGACCTGCTGGTGGTGGAAGCCAATCATGACCGCGAGATGCTGGCAAACGGGCCGTATCCGCGGGTACTCAAGCAGCGCATTCGCGGCGGACGCGGACATTTGTCGAATGCCGAGACGGCGGAGTTGCTGGCCGCGTGTGCACACAAAGGGCTGCAGGGAGTCCTTCTGGCCCATCTGAGCGAGACGAACAATACGCCGACCCATGCGGTGCGCGAGGTGAGGGCGGCGCTGCGGAAGGCGGGCTGGGTGAAGGATTCAATGTGGGCGTGCGCGCAGCGTGAGGTGATGCCGGCGGTTGGGGTGCGGGGGATGGGAGGCGGGCAGTTGTCGTTGTTCTGA
- a CDS encoding mannose-1-phosphate guanylyltransferase, producing MTNVTRWNVVLAGGIGSRFWPLSTPERPKQLLPLVTDQPMLRDTLDRLRDSAPPERTLVLTNASLRDAVLAMEPSLPPENVIAEPRPAGTCAALAWAARCIAARSGPEAVMVCTHADWSIGDVAAFSATLDRAAQLAASRQALVTVGIVPSRPDPGFGYIQPGDDVGDGARRVARFAEKPDRATAERMLAAGYLWNSGIFAWRVGDLLEEIRALTPEVQPALEAAGDDLATFFAQVQSIAIDVGVLERSQRVLVLPGQFGWDDVGTWAALHRVRRKDANDNALHGAVFALKAAGNVVHAEDTQVVLYGVQDLVVVARHGLTMVTTREQAADLKTLLDALPSDVRGA from the coding sequence ATGACAAACGTGACGCGTTGGAACGTGGTGCTGGCCGGTGGTATCGGCTCGCGCTTCTGGCCGCTCTCCACTCCCGAGCGACCCAAGCAGCTGCTGCCGCTGGTCACCGATCAGCCCATGCTGCGCGATACACTCGACCGCCTGCGCGACTCGGCCCCCCCGGAGCGCACGCTGGTGCTCACCAATGCCTCGCTGCGTGATGCGGTACTGGCCATGGAGCCGTCGCTGCCGCCGGAGAATGTGATTGCCGAGCCACGCCCGGCGGGTACCTGTGCGGCATTGGCCTGGGCCGCGCGTTGCATTGCGGCGCGCAGCGGTCCCGAGGCCGTCATGGTTTGCACGCATGCCGACTGGTCCATTGGCGATGTGGCGGCGTTCAGCGCTACACTCGATCGTGCGGCACAGTTGGCCGCGAGCCGCCAAGCGCTGGTGACGGTGGGCATTGTCCCCTCGCGTCCCGATCCGGGGTTTGGCTACATCCAGCCCGGTGACGACGTGGGCGATGGTGCGCGGCGCGTGGCGCGCTTTGCCGAGAAGCCCGATCGGGCCACGGCCGAACGCATGCTGGCAGCAGGCTATCTGTGGAACTCGGGCATCTTTGCATGGCGTGTGGGCGATTTGCTCGAGGAGATTCGTGCGCTCACCCCCGAAGTGCAGCCGGCACTCGAAGCGGCCGGTGACGATCTCGCGACGTTCTTTGCGCAGGTGCAGTCCATCGCCATTGATGTTGGTGTACTGGAGCGCAGCCAGCGCGTGCTGGTGTTGCCCGGGCAGTTCGGCTGGGACGACGTGGGCACCTGGGCCGCACTGCATCGTGTGCGTCGCAAGGATGCCAACGACAACGCCCTGCACGGCGCGGTGTTTGCGCTCAAGGCGGCGGGCAATGTGGTGCACGCCGAGGACACACAGGTCGTGCTCTACGGGGTGCAGGATCTGGTGGTGGTGGCGCGCCACGGCCTCACCATGGTGACGACGCGCGAGCAGGCGGCCGATCTCAAGACGCTGCTGGACGCGCTGCCCTCCGACGTGCGTGGCGCCTGA
- a CDS encoding response regulator transcription factor, whose amino-acid sequence MATILVVEDEPHIGRIIRTRLEQEGFHVEVAETGVEALDRLALMPETALIVLDLMLPVLSGVQVLHAVRHDPRLHRLPCIVLTAAGQDEQLREVEALGVFDIMTKPFSPRRLAARVQECLAQAIPAPSLSE is encoded by the coding sequence CCTCGTGGTGGAGGACGAGCCGCACATCGGCCGCATCATTCGAACCCGCCTCGAGCAGGAGGGTTTCCACGTCGAGGTAGCGGAGACCGGGGTTGAAGCGCTGGATCGTCTGGCCCTGATGCCCGAGACGGCCTTGATCGTCCTCGATCTGATGCTGCCGGTGCTTTCGGGTGTGCAGGTGCTGCATGCCGTGCGCCACGATCCCCGGCTGCATCGCCTACCCTGCATCGTGCTCACGGCCGCCGGACAGGACGAGCAGCTGCGTGAGGTCGAAGCACTGGGCGTGTTCGACATCATGACCAAGCCGTTCAGTCCCCGCCGTCTGGCCGCCCGTGTTCAGGAGTGCCTCGCCCAGGCCATTCCCGCCCCTTCTCTCTCCGAATGA
- a CDS encoding putative sugar nucleotidyl transferase gives MSALLLVDDEVARGFEPFATSRPGGELRVGALLLRERWTTVFGVNAESVAFVSAAHLQGFAEFDAAPCCPDVSAWLRETGTDDVWVVNTRAVPMLDVALPGTATTLHIGGRVAAIRLSASEAAGHELALRAGTWPFAERPATQAHDIDGVWLDAVWDIVRHVVALLQRDIPHLAARAEATRLEPSHASIVVSGPHAVWVEDEVVVEPMAYFDTSSGPVLLRRGTRVQAFTRMVGPCYVGEHCTLSTDRIAASAIGEHCRVHGELSTSVLIGHSNKSHDGFVGHSVLGRWVNLGAGTITSNLKNTYGPVALWTPSGARDTGLQFLGTCFGDHAKTGIGLCLTTGCVIGTGANVFEHMPPKAVAPFAWGSTPPYATHAVDKFLDTAARMMARREVVLSAAQRAWWATVHAYAAADARWPRG, from the coding sequence ATGAGCGCGCTCCTGCTTGTTGACGACGAGGTGGCGCGCGGGTTCGAGCCCTTTGCCACGTCGCGTCCAGGCGGTGAGCTGCGCGTAGGGGCGTTGTTGCTGCGCGAGCGCTGGACGACAGTATTCGGGGTGAACGCCGAGTCCGTGGCGTTTGTGAGCGCGGCACATTTGCAGGGGTTTGCCGAGTTCGATGCGGCGCCGTGCTGCCCGGATGTGTCGGCGTGGCTTCGGGAGACCGGCACCGACGACGTGTGGGTGGTGAACACGCGAGCCGTTCCCATGCTGGATGTCGCGCTGCCTGGAACGGCGACGACGCTGCACATTGGAGGTCGCGTCGCGGCCATTCGCCTGTCGGCGTCGGAAGCGGCCGGGCACGAGCTCGCACTGCGCGCGGGCACGTGGCCGTTTGCGGAACGCCCTGCAACTCAGGCGCACGACATCGATGGCGTGTGGCTCGACGCCGTATGGGACATTGTGCGCCATGTGGTGGCCCTCCTGCAACGGGACATCCCGCATCTCGCCGCGCGGGCTGAGGCCACGCGCCTCGAACCGTCACACGCGAGCATCGTGGTGAGCGGTCCGCATGCGGTGTGGGTGGAAGACGAGGTCGTGGTGGAGCCCATGGCCTACTTCGATACGTCGTCGGGGCCCGTGCTGCTTCGGCGCGGCACGCGCGTGCAGGCATTCACGCGCATGGTGGGGCCGTGTTACGTGGGTGAACATTGCACGCTGTCCACCGATCGCATTGCGGCGAGCGCCATTGGCGAGCATTGCCGCGTGCATGGTGAACTGTCCACGTCGGTGCTGATTGGGCACAGCAACAAGAGCCACGATGGCTTTGTGGGCCACTCGGTGCTGGGGCGTTGGGTGAATCTCGGTGCGGGCACCATCACCAGCAATCTCAAGAACACCTACGGCCCAGTGGCACTCTGGACGCCGTCCGGTGCGCGTGATACGGGCCTGCAGTTTCTCGGCACCTGTTTCGGGGATCACGCCAAAACGGGCATTGGTTTGTGCCTGACAACGGGCTGCGTGATTGGTACGGGTGCCAACGTGTTCGAACACATGCCGCCCAAGGCCGTGGCCCCCTTTGCCTGGGGCAGCACGCCGCCCTACGCCACGCATGCCGTGGACAAGTTCCTCGATACGGCCGCGCGCATGATGGCGCGGCGTGAGGTGGTATTGAGTGCGGCGCAGCGCGCGTGGTGGGCGACGGTGCATGCCTATGCGGCGGCCGATGCGCGCTGGCCGCGGGGCTGA